Below is a genomic region from Sorghum bicolor cultivar BTx623 chromosome 9, Sorghum_bicolor_NCBIv3, whole genome shotgun sequence.
TTAAAGATATCATATGAGACTGATTTGTTAGCAGTTAGGTTGATATACTCCTgtgcagttttttttttaaaaaaatatacttATTTCATTTGGGGTAATGTATACAGTTGGAAACTTGGAATAGCTTACTTGTTTCCTTTTCAATTGCCACTGCTTGTTTACTATGGTTCACTGTTTACTGCAATTGGAATATAGGTGGTGAGGATAGGACAATCGCATTTTTGAAGAGGGAGGGTGGCGAAGATTCCGGGGAACCTCTGCTGCATCATATCTCTGAAAAGGGAGTCATTCATCATCATTTTCCTATTAATTACATATTGAAACCATGGAGACTCGGTGTGCGGTTTTACCAGATTATCAAATTTGGTATATTTCAATATGTATGATCCCTTGTCCATCTAATTTGAATCAGAACAGTTGAATTTACTAGCAACTTTAGTTAATACTTCGTACATGTGCAGGTTATTATAAAGACACTCACAGCTAGCCTGTCTCTTATTCTTCAACCTTTTGGTGTATATTGTGAGGGAGAATTCAAATGGGGATGTGGGTATGTTTTCCTTCTTTGTTGGATTGACAATTCTGCATTTCACTATTTCTTGAGCCCTGAAGGAAAAGAACCATCCATCTCTCATCGATTGAATATCTGTAGTgttgaaatattttatttttttgaaggGTGGTTAATAAAGGCTATGGTAGGCACACACACAAATGTGTAATAATCTCTTTGTCatcttgaagatgaatcctCTATCTGTATGGATTGTAATAGGCTTTTCTTTGCCCTCAGAAAATATATGTGCATCTTGCACTACAGTCCTTTCCTGCTATATATAAATGGTGAAAATTGCATGGTTAGCTTTGTTCACTCTGTGCTGCAGATACCTGTACTTTTCTTTGTCCGAGTGAGAATTTGCATTTTCACTAATTCTTGAGTCTCAAAGGAAATATCATCCTTTTGAAGGATATCGCATAAATACTATAATAGGTTCACAGAAATGTCTTTTTTCATCTTGAAGATGAATCAACTATCTCTACGAGCTCTGATAATGGTggcaaatatagtttcatcttGCAAACTGGAAATTgcattatttaattttaatcaCTCTGTGCTGCAGATACCCTTACTTTGCTGTAGTCCTGAACTTCAGTCAATATTGGGCCCTATACTGTTTAGTGGAATGGTACACAGCTACTAAGGATGAATTGGCACATATTAAGCCATTGGCTAAATTCCTTTCCTTCAAGTCTATAGTGTTCCTGACCTGGTGGCAGGgtgtgataattgccatcatgtATTCTTTGGGCTTGGTTAGAAGCCCGTTGGCACAGAGCTTGGAGTTAAAAACAAGTATTCAGGATTTCATCATTTGTATAGAGGTACCTCACCTTTTCAAGTTAGATAGGCTTTCAAAATTATTCTTGTTTACTTATCATATTTCATGTCTTCACAGATGGGCGTAGCATCAGTTGTTCACCTGTACGTGTTCCCTGCAAAACCTTATGAGCTATTAGGTAAACAATATTCGCCTACAAACATTTCAGTACTCGGGGACTACGCTGCCTCTGATCCTGTGGATCCTGATGAGATAAAGGATATCAGTCGACCTACCAAAGTGAGGCTTCCGCAGTTGGAACCAGATGAAATAGTTGCAACTAATATTAAAGAGAGTGTTCGAGACTTTGTGATTGGCAGCGGAGAATATGTGA
It encodes:
- the LOC8064946 gene encoding protein LAZ1, with translation MRVNLGLLLPLMDKYAAPTWAILISGFFMLLSVSLSMYLIFEHLSAYNNPEEQKFVLGVILMVPCYAIESYVSLVNPDTSVYCGILRDAYEAFAMYCFGRYITACLGGEDRTIAFLKREGGEDSGEPLLHHISEKGVIHHHFPINYILKPWRLGVRFYQIIKFGIFQYVIIKTLTASLSLILQPFGVYCEGEFKWGCGYPYFAVVLNFSQYWALYCLVEWYTATKDELAHIKPLAKFLSFKSIVFLTWWQGVIIAIMYSLGLVRSPLAQSLELKTSIQDFIICIEMGVASVVHLYVFPAKPYELLGKQYSPTNISVLGDYAASDPVDPDEIKDISRPTKVRLPQLEPDEIVATNIKESVRDFVIGSGEYVVKDFKFTVNQAVRPVEKRFDKMKKNIKFRQSRDDNWVSASTPERTIRGIDDPLISGSASDSGIVGKGKRHRRDSSSAAAVDSWEGTEQAPDSFVIRGRRWEIKKS